A window of the Xenopus laevis strain J_2021 chromosome 9_10L, Xenopus_laevis_v10.1, whole genome shotgun sequence genome harbors these coding sequences:
- the armc7.L gene encoding armadillo repeat containing 7 L homeolog (The RefSeq protein has 3 substitutions compared to this genomic sequence): MSVRESDRFQYLQALVTEFQDTDSVEAKEQVLANLANFAYEPRNFSDLRKLQVADLFLDMLTEDNETLVEFGIGGLCNLCLDKTNKSYILDSGGVKLVINCLSSQREETVLSALTTLMYLCTAASRADITTPAVVECMVRFSISTNRRIRNLATIFLEDYCSDKQVQEAKELSQHSALGIPLPEMPHPTNAS, encoded by the exons ATGAGCGTCCGGGAGTCTGATCGGTTTCAGTATCTGCAGGCGCTGGTGACTGAATTCCAGGATACGGACAGCGTAG AAGCAAAAGAGCAGGTCTTGGCCAATCTGGCTAACTTTGCTTATGAGCCCCGAAACTTCTCCAACCTCCGGAAACTGCAGGTGGCAGATTTGTTCCTGGACATGCTGACTGAAGACAACGAGACGCTGGTGGAGTTTGGAATAG GGGGTCTCTGTAATCTTTGCCTGGACAAGACTAACAAGAGTTACATACTTGACTCTGGGGGAGTGAAACTGGTCATCAATTGCCTGTCCAGCCGGCGGGAAGAGACGGTGCTTTCGGCTCTGACTACACTCATGTACCTGTGCACAGCTGCCTCCCGCGCTGATATCACTACTCCAGCTGTTGTGGAATGCATGGTGCGCTTCTCCCTCTCCACCAACCGCAGAATCCGCAACTTGGCCACAATCTTCCTGGAGGATTACTGCAGCGATAAGCAAGTGCAAGAAGCCAAAGAACTGAGTCAGCATTCGGCATTGGGGATCCCACTCCCAGAAATGCCACATCCCACTAATGCATCCTGA
- the mrps7.L gene encoding 28S ribosomal protein S7, mitochondrial precursor, producing MAAPTGKLLVHRIRAGLTCLTQVRWSRYSPQYLDPETDKQVYSRPLEELSEQERTERELKIVRPIKAAPSNVTSSVFSDPTISKFTNMMMKGGNKNLSRSIMNQTLEQIKRTQLEKYYKAPEEERASIECNPYTIFHQALHNCQPIIGLTSILRGGKSYQVPTPLKENRRRFLAMKWLITECRDNKHRRTLMYEKLSQALLDAYQMQGEVVKKKHELHKMAEANRAFAHFRWW from the exons atggcggcgcccacgGGCAAGTTGTTAGTTCATCGGATACGGGCAGGACTGACATG CCTGACCCAAGTCAGATGGAGCAGGTACAGCCCCCAGTATCTTGATCCTGAAACAGACAAGCAGGTTTACAGCCGTCCCCTGGAGGAGCTAAGCGAGCAGGAGCGGACAGAACGAGAGCTGAAAATTGTCAGACCTATCAAAGCAGCGCCTTCCAATGTGACCAGCTCTGTCTTTAGTGACCCAACTATTAG TAAATTCACCAATATGATGATGAAAGGAGGCAACAAGAATCTGTCGCGCTCCATTATGAATCAG ACATTAGAGCAAATAAAGAGGACACAGCTGGAAAAATATTACAAGGCCCCTGAAGAGGAGAGGGCAAGCATAGAGTGCAATCCCTACACTATCTTTCATCAAGCTCTGCACAACTGCCAGCCCATCATTGGCCTTACCAGCATTCTGAGAGGAGGCAAATCATACCAG gTCCCCACTCCATTGAAAGAGAATAGGCGCAGGTTCCTGGCTATGAAGTGGTTAATCACAGAGTGCCGCGACAACAAACACCGCCGGACACTAATGTATGAAAAGTTGTCCCAGGCTTTACTCGATGCTTACCAGATGCAGGGAGAGGTGGTGAAGAAAAAACACGAGTTGCATAAAATGGCTGAAGCCAACAGAGCGTTTGCTCACTTCCGCTGGTGGTAG
- the mif4gd.L gene encoding MIF4G domain-containing protein A, translating to MADSEEQEDYKMQAFDADIQNLLKTALKEPGNVDLEKAANVIADQSLRDTTFSREAGRMCYTIIQAESKQTGRTMFRSSLLNRLQVEYKNRKETRARSLQEWVCYVGFMCNVFDYLRVNNMPMLALVHPVYDCLFDLVQPESLKREEEVDCLVLQLHRVGEQLEKMNCQRMDDLFSQLRDSFLLQGGLSSLTQLLLLEMIEYRAAGWRMTDAAQNYYYSEVSD from the exons ATGGCAGACAGCGAAGAGCAGGAAGACTACAAGATGCAGGCATTTGATGCTGACATCCAGAATCTTCTAAAAACAGCACTAAAAG AACCAGGGAATGTGGACTTAGAAAAGGCTGCAAATGTGATTGCAGATCAGTCACTAAGAGATACCACCTTCAGCAGGGAAGCAGGAAGGATGTGCTATACTATTATCCAG GCGGAGAGCAAGCAGACAGGGCGCACCATGTTTCGCTCCAGCCTCCTGAACCGGCTGCAGGTGGAGTATAAGAACCGGAAGGAGACAAGGGCTCGCTCTCTGCAGGAGTGGGTGTGCTACGTCGGCTTCATGTGCAACGTCTTCGACTATCTTAGG GTGAATAACATGCCGATGCTGGCTCTAGTTCATCCTGTGTACGACTGCCTATTTGATTTGGTACAGCCTGAGAGTCTGAAAAGGGAAGAGGAG gttgATTGCTTGGTATTACAGTTACATCGGGTAGGGGAGCAGCTGGAGAAGATGAACTGCCAGCGTATGGATGATCTTTTCTCGCAGCTGAGAGACAGTTTCCTCCTGCAGGGAGGCCTCAGTTCACTAACCCAGCTCCTGCTGCTCGAGATGATTGAGTATAGGGCGGCCGGTTGGCGTATGACTGACGCTGCACAGAACTATTATTATAGTGAAGTGTCGGACTGA